A genomic window from Chanodichthys erythropterus isolate Z2021 chromosome 1, ASM2448905v1, whole genome shotgun sequence includes:
- the foxa gene encoding forkhead box A sequence gives MIDEVKRERGDQWMSYYSSEVYYGADSLPLGPRGYSPPEHHYLSYGPSCDSAAAGNTGRLESPVGILPPPNPKGYVESSSNEPEFPALKSVYRRTLSHAKPPYSYISLICMAIQQSPAKRLTLNEIYDWIRQLFPYYRQNQQRWQNSIRHSLSFNDCFVRVPRSPDSPGKGSYWALHPDSGNMFENGCYMRRQKRFKCQKATSPSTTKNSDGEAVKVEGKKKKVEVKTVISSCKSPVPPSSDTTTQRSTILPASYPTNKEPSHLPQHLTHSHALFPTQTPDISTHSLSVPFPTMSSPNLQSVPSASMETSLHCEPTSQNPISVPRLMDFQYCETPVSYPVYCQTNSHPNFTTYAGDSVYYPGFSMCSTPLLSSS, from the exons ATGATTGACGAAGTAAAACGTGAGAGAGGCGATCAATGGATGTCATATTACTCCAGCGAG GTGTATTATGGAGCAGACAGTCTGCCGCTGGGCCCTAGAGGATATTCCCCCCCAGAGCATCACTACCTGAGTTACGGCCCGTCGTGTGATTCAGCAGCTGCGGGAAACACCGGGAGGCTTGAAAGCCCAGTGGGGATACTGCCTCCACCAAATCCCAAAGGATACGTTGAAAGCAGCTCCAATGAACCTGAGTTTCCGGCACTGAAATCAGTTTACAGACGGACCTTAAGCCATGCCAAACCGCCGTATTCCTACATTTCTCTAATCTGCATGGCAATCCAGCAGTCACCAGCCAAAAGACTGACTCTGAATGAGATCTACGACTGGATCCGCCAACTCTTCCCGTATTACAGACAGAATCAACAGCGATGGCAAAACTCCATCCGCCATTCCCTGTCGTTCAATGACTGCTTCGTGCGCGTACCGAGATCGCCAGACTCGCCAGGGAAAGGCTCATACTGGGCCCTGCACCCCGACTCCGGTAACATGTTCGAAAACGGCTGCTACATGCGTCGCCAGAAGCGCTTCAAGTGCCAAAAGGCGACGTCGCCATCAACAACGAAAAATTCGGATGGGGAAGCTGTGAAAGTtgaagggaagaaaaaaaaggtgGAGGTCAAGACAGTCATCTCTTCTTGCAAATCACCTGTACCTCCTTCGAGTGACACCACAACACAGCGTTCAACCATATTACCAGCGTCCTATCCAACCAACAAAGAACCTTCCCATCTTCCTCAGCATCTTACTCACTCACATGCTTTGTTTCCTACCCAGACTCCAGATATCTCAACACACTCCCTGAGTGTCCCATTCCCAACAATGTCCAGCCCAAACCTGCAGTCTGTCCCGTCAGCCTCTATGGAAACCAGCTTGCACTGTGAACCAACATCCCAAAACCCAATTTCTGTCCCGCGACTTATGGACTTCCAGTACTGCGAGACCCCTGTGAGCTACCCGGTTTACTGTCAGACAAATTCCCATCCCAACTTCACCACATATGCTGGAGACTCCGTTTACTATCCTGGATTTAGCATGTGTTCTACTCCTCTTCTGAGTTCCTCCTGA